From Aptenodytes patagonicus chromosome 1, bAptPat1.pri.cur, whole genome shotgun sequence, one genomic window encodes:
- the GPR89B gene encoding Golgi pH regulator B, with translation MSFLIDSSIMVTSQVLFFGFGWLFFMRKLFKDYEVRQYVVQVIFSVTFAFSCTMFELIIFEILGVLNSSSRYFHWKLNLCVILLILVFMVPFYIGYFVVSNIRLLHRQKLLFACVLWLTFMYFFWKLGDPFPILSPKHGILSIEQLISRVGVIGVTLMALLSGFGAVNCPYTYMSYFLRNVTDADILALERRLLQTMDMIVSKKKRIAVAHRTMFQRGEVHNKPTGFWGMIKSVTTSVAGSENLSLIQQEVDALEELSRQLFLETADLHATKERIEYSKTFQGKYFNFLGYFFSIYCVWKIFMATINIVFDRVGKTDPVTRGIEITVNYLGIQFDVKFWSQHISFILVGIIIVTSIRGLLITLTKFFYAISSSKSSNVIVLLLAQIMGMYFVSSVLLIRMSMPLEYRTIITEVLGELQFNFYHRWFDVIFLVSALSSILFLYLAHKQAPEKHMAL, from the exons ATGAGCTTCCTCATCGACTCCAGCATCATGGTCACCTCCCAG GTACTGTTCTTCGGATTTGGGTGGCTGTTCTTCATGCGTAAGCTCTTCAAGGATTATGAG GTGCGACAGTATGTGGTCCAGGTGATCTTCTCTGTGACTTTTGCCTTCTCTTGTACCATGTTTGAACTCATCATCTTTGAGATTTTGGGGGTGCTGAACAGCAG CTCTCGATATTTTCACTGGAAGCTGAACCTGTGCGTCATTTTGCTCATCCTAGTCTTCATGGTACCCTTCTACATTGGTTACTTTGTTGTGAGCAATATCAGATTAT tGCACAGACAGAAACTGCTTTTTGCGTGTGTTTTGTGGTTGACATTCATGTATTTCTTCTGGAAGCTGGGGGATCCATTTCCTATCCTCAGCCCAAAACATG gaATCCTCTCCATAGAACAGCTCATCAGCCGTGTGGGTGTGATTGGGGTGACACTCATGGCTTTGCTGTCAGGATTTGGGGCTGTCAACTGTCCATACACTTACATGTCCTACTTTCTCAG GAATGTGACAGATGCAGATATTCTGGCTTTGGAGCGACGACTCCTTCAGACTATGGACATGATTGttagcaagaaaaaaag gaTAGCAGTGGCTCACAGGACAATGTTCCAGAGAGGAGAAGTGCATAACAAACCCACTGGCTTCTGGGGAATGATAAAAAGTGTTACAACATCTGTTGCAGGCAGTGAAA ATCTGTCCCTTATCCAGCAAGAAGTGGATGCTCTAGAAGAGCTGAGTCGGCAGCTTTTTCTGGAAACTGCTGACTTGCATGCAACAAAG GAGAGAATAGAGTACTCCAAAACTTTCCAGGGAAAATACTTCAattttttgggttattttttctcCATCTATTGTGTCTGGAAAATCTTCATG GCAACCATAAATATTGTGTTTGACCGTGTGGGGAAGACTGATCCAGTCACACGAGGAATTGAGATCACTGTAAATTATCTGGGCATCCAGTTTGAT GTGAAATTCTGGTCTCAGCACATTTCCTTTATTCTTGTTGGAATAATCATTGTTACCTCTATCAGAGGATTGTTAATCACACTTACAAAG ttcttcTATGCCATTTCCAGCAGCAAGTCCTCCAATGTCATTGTTCTGCTTTTAGCACAGATAATG GGTATGTACTTTGTGTCATCAGTGCTCCTGATCCGTATGAGTATGCCTCTAGAGTATCGCACTATTATTACAGAAGTCCTGGGAGAGCTCCAGTTCAACTTCTATCATCGTTGGTTTGATGTGATATTCCTAGTTAGTGCACTGTCCAGTATCCTCTTTCTCTATTTAGCACACAAACAAGCGCCAGAAAAGCACATGGCCCTCTAA
- the PDZK1 gene encoding Na(+)/H(+) exchange regulatory cofactor NHE-RF3: MTSILQPRECKVTKKPQKSYGFYLRIEKDTAGHLIRNVEKNSPAEKAGLKDGDRVLRVNGVFVHKEEHAQVVEIVKNSGNSVVLLVLDDASYQKAEKEGVNLEELGQKASTGQQQEQQSPLPMANGAITAVPQPQLCYLVKEENGYGFSLKTTEGQKGLFIVELSSQGAAAKAGVQNNDRLIEINGKNVENDTHEEVVKKVKSSENHVMFLLSNEETDHYYTSQKMVLSKESASLRLLPLKPRLIEIQKGKNGYGFYLWMEQNTGDHVIKDVDSGSPAAKAGLKDNDILVAVNGEQVDGLDHESVVGKIKHSEAKTTLLVVDKETDAMYRLAQISPFSYYYKAQDPTPAKMEERVELHAEQKVNHKPRICKMVKGPSGFGFSLNMIKNKPGLFINEVQNHGPADTAGVENNDFLVEVNGVNVMNESYDKVVARIQDSGDRLTLLVCSKDAYKYFQGQNIPVTASMADPVHDTSEPPAYTENHPSEPERNSPEPRERASSSSSSQSAASTKADSDNNDDTKL; this comes from the exons ATGACTTCTATTCTCCAGCCCCGAGAATGTAAAgtgaccaaaaaaccccaaaagagcTACGGATTCTACCTGCGTATTGAGAAAGACACAGCAGGCCATCTCATCCGGAACGTGGAAAAGAACAGTCCAGCTGAAAAGGCTGGCTTGAAGGATGGAGACAGAGTCCTCAGGGTTAACGGTGTGTTTGTACACAAGGAGGAACATGCACAG GTGGTGGAGATTGTCAAAAACAGCGGGAATTCTGTTGTACTTCTTGTTCTGGATGATGCATCCTatcaaaaggcagaaaaggagggagTGAACTTGGAAGAGCTGGGTCAAAAGGCATCAACaggacagcagcaggagcagcagtccCCACTGCCCATGGCCAATGGAGCAATCACTGCAGTTCCACAACCCCAGCTCTGCTACCTAGTGAAGGAGGAGAATGGCTATGGCTTCTCTCTGAAAACCACAGAAG gaCAGAAGGGGTTGTTCATAGTAGAGCTTTCATCACAAGGAGCAGCTGCAAAGGCTGGTGTCCAAAATAATGATCGCCtgattgaaatcaatggaaaaaatgtggaaaatgacACACATGAGGAAGTGGTGAAAAAG GTAAAGTCGTCTGAAAATCATGTTATGTTTCTACTTTCAAATGAAGAAACTGACCACTATTACACAAGCCAGAAGATGGTACTGAGCAAAGAGAGCGCCAGCCTAAGATTGCTTCCCCTCAAACCACGActtattgagatccagaaaggaaaaaacgGTTATGGCTTTTATCTATGGATGGAACAAAATACTGGTG ATCATGTAATCAAGGATGTTGATTCTgggagcccagcagccaaggcgGGTCTCAAAGACAACGATATCTTAGTAGCTGTCAATGGCGAGCAGGTGGATGGTCTGGATCATGAAAGCGTAGTGGGAAAAATTAAGCACTCTGAGGCAAAAACCACACTGTTGGTAGTGGATAAGGAGACTGACGCCATGTATAGACTG GCTCAAATTTCCCCCTTCTCATACTACTACAAAGCACAAGATCCAACTCCAGCTAAAATGGAGGAAAGAGTGGAGTTGCACGCTGAGCAGAAAGTGAACCACAAGCCAAGAATCTGCAAGATGGTGAAAGGGCCTAGTGGATTTGGCTTCAGTTTAAACATGATCAAGAACAAGCCTGGACTGTTCATCAATGAG GTACAAAACCACGGGCCAGCTGACACAGCAGGTGTGGAAAATAACGACTTTTTGGTGGAAGTGAACGGGGTGAACGTGATGAATGAATCCTATGACAAAGTGGTGGCAAGAATCCAAGATAGTGGTGACAGACTAACACTACTGGTGTGCAGCAAAGATGCTTACAAATACTTCCAGGGCCAGAACATTCCCGTCACAGCCTCTATGGCAGATCCAGTCCATGACACTTCTGAGCCTCCTGCTTATACAGAAAACCATCCGTCAGAGCCAGAGAGAAACTCACCTGAACCAAGGGAAAGG GCAAGCTCATCCTCCTCTTCACAATCAGCTGCCTCTACAAAAGCAGACAGTGACAACAACGATGACACAAAGTTGTGA